From Spirosoma aerolatum, one genomic window encodes:
- the rpsN gene encoding 30S ribosomal protein S14, with protein sequence MAKESIKARERKREALVAKYAAKRKALKEAGDYIGLDKLPKNASPVRLHNRCKLTGRPRGYMRKFGISRVTFREMASAGKIPGVTKASW encoded by the coding sequence ATGGCAAAAGAATCAATCAAAGCACGGGAACGGAAACGCGAAGCGTTAGTTGCCAAGTATGCTGCCAAGCGTAAGGCACTGAAAGAGGCTGGTGATTACATCGGTCTGGATAAGCTGCCCAAAAACGCATCGCCAGTTCGTCTGCACAACCGTTGCAAACTGACCGGCCGTCCTCGGGGATACATGCGCAAGTTTGGTATCTCTCGGGTTACATTCCGCGAGATGGCATCGGCAGGTAAGATTCCAGGTGTAACCAAGGCAAGCTGGTAG
- the rplE gene encoding 50S ribosomal protein L5, which produces MATPRLKDKYLTEVVAQLKDKFQYKSVMQVPRLSKIVINKGIGAAVADKKLVDVGVDELTQITGQKAVATLSKKAVSNFKLREKMPIGAKVTLRGERMYEFLDRLTTVSLPRVRDFKGISDKGFDGRGNYTFGVQEQIIFPEISIDKVARISGMDITFVTTANTDNESYELLKAMGMPFAKSGK; this is translated from the coding sequence ATGGCAACGCCAAGACTGAAAGATAAATATTTAACTGAGGTAGTAGCTCAGTTGAAAGACAAGTTCCAGTATAAGTCGGTTATGCAAGTACCGCGTCTGAGCAAGATTGTCATCAATAAAGGTATCGGAGCCGCCGTCGCTGATAAAAAATTGGTAGACGTAGGTGTTGACGAACTAACGCAGATCACTGGTCAGAAAGCCGTTGCGACGTTGTCGAAAAAGGCAGTCTCGAACTTCAAACTTCGGGAGAAAATGCCGATCGGTGCAAAAGTAACGCTGCGTGGTGAGCGGATGTATGAATTCCTTGACCGGCTGACAACGGTATCGTTGCCTCGGGTTCGTGACTTCAAAGGCATCAGCGATAAAGGGTTCGATGGTCGCGGTAACTATACGTTCGGCGTGCAGGAACAGATTATCTTCCCTGAAATCAGCATCGATAAAGTAGCCCGCATCTCGGGAATGGACATCACGTTTGTGACGACAGCCAACACCGATAACGAGAGCTACGAGCTGCTGAAAGCAATGGGAATGCCGTTTGCTAAAAGTGGTAAATAA
- the rplN gene encoding 50S ribosomal protein L14: protein MVQQESRLGVADNSGAKEVLVIRVLGGTGKRYASVGDKIVVTVKQALSSSSMKKGTVSKAVVVRTKKEVRRKDGSYIRFEDNAAVLLNNNDEPRGTRIFGPVARELREKQFMKIVSLAPEVL from the coding sequence ATGGTACAGCAAGAATCAAGATTAGGAGTAGCCGATAACAGTGGCGCCAAAGAAGTGCTGGTTATCCGCGTTCTGGGCGGTACAGGCAAGCGGTATGCATCAGTCGGTGACAAGATTGTCGTGACAGTAAAGCAAGCTCTGTCGTCCAGCAGTATGAAAAAAGGTACGGTTTCGAAAGCCGTAGTTGTTCGGACCAAGAAAGAAGTACGCCGGAAAGACGGTTCGTACATTCGCTTTGAAGACAACGCAGCTGTGTTGCTCAACAATAACGATGAGCCACGTGGCACCCGGATTTTCGGGCCTGTAGCCCGCGAATTGCGCGAGAAGCAATTTATGAAAATCGTATCGTTAGCCCCAGAGGTACTGTAA
- the rpsQ gene encoding 30S ribosomal protein S17, which yields MEEQQAPAPQEEVSTPAAAITEQPTAAAPATSEANSASERNARKERIGRVTSNKMQKTITVAIDRKVKHPLYHKFQNKTKKLTVHDENNACGIGDIVRVMETRPLSKNKRWRLVEIIEKAK from the coding sequence ATGGAAGAGCAACAAGCACCAGCACCGCAGGAAGAAGTAAGCACGCCAGCGGCAGCTATAACAGAACAGCCGACAGCAGCCGCTCCAGCAACGAGCGAAGCGAACTCGGCTTCGGAGCGCAACGCTCGGAAAGAGCGTATCGGACGGGTGACCAGCAACAAGATGCAGAAAACCATTACTGTTGCTATTGACCGCAAGGTGAAACACCCTTTGTACCACAAGTTTCAGAATAAAACGAAGAAACTGACGGTTCATGATGAGAACAATGCGTGTGGAATCGGCGATATCGTTCGCGTGATGGAAACCCGCCCATTGAGCAAAAATAAGCGTTGGAGATTAGTCGAAATCATCGAGAAGGCGAAGTAA
- the rpsC gene encoding 30S ribosomal protein S3, protein MGQKINPVGLRLGIVRGWESSWYGGKEFSDKLVEDEKIRKYVAARIPKGAIARVVIERTLKRVTLTIHTARPGIVIGKGGGEVDKIKEELKKITGKDVQINIFEIKRPEIDAKLVGEAIAQQLQARISFRRAMKQAIQSALRVGAQGIKVKVSGRLGGAEIARSEQYKEGRVPLHTLRADIDYAISEAQTVYGKIGIKVWIFKGEVYGKRDLSPAAMMSQAQAGERSASSNDRGDRRGPRGDRDGNDRGGRGGRNRGDRDNNDRGGRGGRGGNDRGGRGGQKR, encoded by the coding sequence TTCGGGGCTGGGAATCGAGCTGGTACGGTGGAAAAGAATTTTCGGACAAACTCGTTGAAGACGAAAAAATCCGGAAATACGTAGCCGCCCGTATTCCGAAAGGAGCCATTGCTCGGGTAGTTATCGAACGTACGCTGAAGCGCGTAACGCTCACGATCCACACAGCTCGGCCAGGTATTGTGATTGGTAAAGGGGGCGGAGAAGTCGATAAGATCAAAGAAGAATTGAAAAAGATTACGGGCAAAGATGTCCAGATCAACATCTTCGAGATCAAACGGCCAGAAATTGATGCCAAACTGGTTGGTGAAGCCATCGCTCAGCAGTTACAGGCTCGTATTTCGTTCCGTCGTGCCATGAAGCAGGCCATTCAGTCGGCGCTTCGCGTTGGTGCTCAGGGTATCAAAGTGAAAGTATCGGGTCGTTTAGGGGGTGCTGAAATTGCCCGCTCTGAGCAATATAAAGAAGGTCGTGTGCCTCTTCATACGCTCCGCGCCGATATCGATTACGCTATCTCTGAAGCCCAGACGGTATACGGTAAAATCGGTATCAAAGTGTGGATTTTCAAAGGCGAAGTGTATGGCAAGCGCGATCTGTCGCCAGCAGCCATGATGAGCCAGGCACAAGCCGGAGAGCGTTCTGCCTCTTCTAACGATCGCGGTGATCGTCGTGGTCCACGTGGCGACCGTGATGGTAACGATCGGGGTGGTCGTGGTGGCCGCAACCGGGGTGATCGCGATAATAACGATCGGGGTGGTCGTGGTGGCCGCGGTGGCAATGACCGGGGTGGCCGCGGAGGACAGAAACGATAA
- the rplX gene encoding 50S ribosomal protein L24 yields the protein MEKKVTLPKHKFHIKTGDTVLVIGGNSKGQRGVVKEVIVEKDRARVEGVAMITKHLKPTASNPQGSLEKTEGSIHISNLKLVDPATGEPTRTGRKLNEKGKLQRYSKKTGNFIPDVRK from the coding sequence ATGGAAAAGAAAGTAACGCTACCGAAACACAAATTCCACATCAAAACGGGCGATACCGTTCTGGTGATTGGCGGTAACTCGAAAGGCCAGCGTGGTGTTGTGAAAGAAGTAATCGTAGAAAAAGATCGTGCTCGGGTTGAGGGCGTGGCTATGATTACCAAGCACTTGAAGCCCACGGCTTCGAACCCACAGGGAAGCCTCGAAAAAACGGAAGGATCAATCCATATCAGTAATCTGAAACTGGTTGATCCGGCCACTGGCGAACCTACCCGCACAGGTCGTAAGTTGAATGAGAAGGGTAAACTGCAACGGTATTCGAAGAAAACCGGCAATTTCATCCCAGACGTCCGCAAATAA
- the rpmC gene encoding 50S ribosomal protein L29 gives MKKEDLKGLSAEQIRTEIGAEQDRLLKLKFAHAVSPVENPMRIRESRKRIARLNTELTAKSRQA, from the coding sequence ATGAAAAAAGAAGATTTAAAAGGATTGTCGGCTGAACAGATTCGTACCGAGATTGGTGCTGAACAGGACCGACTGCTGAAATTGAAGTTTGCGCATGCTGTATCTCCTGTAGAGAATCCAATGCGTATCCGCGAGAGCCGTAAACGGATTGCTCGCCTGAACACGGAACTGACAGCTAAATCGCGGCAAGCCTAA
- the rplP gene encoding 50S ribosomal protein L16: protein MLQPKRTKFRKQHKGRIPGIASRGHEISFGTFAIKSLEPGRITARQIEAARISVTRAMKREGQVWIRIFPDKPITKKPAEVRMGKGKGAPEYWVAVVKPGTIMFEATGVDLATGMEALRLAAQKLPVRTKFVVRRDYQEQTAE from the coding sequence ATGTTACAGCCAAAAAGAACAAAATTCCGCAAACAACATAAAGGACGGATTCCTGGTATCGCATCACGCGGTCATGAGATTTCCTTCGGTACGTTCGCTATTAAATCGCTTGAGCCCGGTCGTATTACGGCTCGCCAGATTGAAGCAGCTCGTATCTCCGTAACGCGGGCGATGAAACGCGAAGGCCAGGTTTGGATTCGTATTTTCCCCGATAAGCCAATTACCAAGAAGCCAGCCGAAGTACGGATGGGTAAAGGTAAAGGTGCTCCCGAATACTGGGTGGCCGTTGTAAAACCCGGCACGATTATGTTCGAAGCGACGGGGGTTGATCTGGCAACGGGTATGGAAGCCCTGCGTCTGGCCGCTCAAAAGCTGCCCGTTCGGACCAAATTTGTGGTTCGGCGCGATTATCAGGAGCAAACCGCTGAATAA